CCCGGATTCGTCTACGATTTCAATAAGATCTCCCGGCTTTCCTCCCTGCCAGCGCTTGGTGAACCCATCTGCTATTATCCATGGGTGGCCGAGTTCCAGCATTCTTACGGTTTCCGGGCCTACGGTGCGTTTGTTTGACGGTTTCATGATTCCCTTTTTCGTGTGTTAATTGATCGCGTCTGGAATGACCACTGGATATTCCTCTTATTTGGTTTTTCAGTCAAGTTTCATTGCTCTCAGGAATCTATTGTTTGCCGCTGGGGGGGAATCGCGCTATCCTGTTCAAACCGTTTCCATTTCAGCGACAGGCATTACCTGTCACGCAGGAGTAAATAATGATAGCACGCCGAAACCTGACCCTGAGCTTCATGGTATTTGCCGTAATCCTGCTGAGCGCTATCCCCTTTGCCATTGCTGCAGAGACCCAGGCCGATGCTCCAGCTGCAACTGTAGCGGCGCCGCCGGTTCAAGCCCCCCTACCGCTTGCAAAGCCAGCCGCTGCGGGCGCTAATACCCTTCCTTCCGTTTTTAACACACCTGCAAGCGGTAAAATTGGCGTAATAGACATAATGCGGATTTCCGAAGAATCCGCACTAGGCAAGCAATTAAAGGGGCGCTTCAAGGAAAAGAGCAATAAGTTGCAGGCGCAACTGAATACAAAGCAGAAGCAGCTGGAAAAACAGAAGGCAGCGCTTCAGGCAAAGCTGCCCAATCTGATCCCCGACCAGAGGGTTGCCAAAATCAAGGAGTATGAAAAGAAGGTGGAAGAGTTCAAGAAAACCGTCAACAATGCGGAGAAAGAGTTGCTGCCGCTGCAGGAGGAGTTGACCCGGTCAATAACCATGGAGACTGCCGCAGCTTGTGAGTCTTATGCTAAAGCAAACGGTTTTGCCGTAGTTGTCCTCAAGAAAGACCTTTTTTATGTCGGCGCGAATTACGAGCAACAGGATATTACCGCAGAGGTGATAAAATTGATGGATGAAAAAACCAGGTAACATTTGCACCGGTATCCCGCTTGTCCGGAAAAAGCGGGATGTTGGCTCAAGGCTGAAAAAATGCTAAATCAACCGACTTCTGCAACCGATGTATATCTGTAACTCATGAAGACGATTTTTAAAAAAAATGACTACAAGATCCTGGTCGATGTCGATGAGCGAAAAGCATGCATCGTCAAGGGGGCGAACAGTGTCTACGTAGCTCTTGAGGAGTTGACACCGCTTTCTGCTCTTGCCGCCAAACATCTGAAAATGATGGGGTGTGATCCGAGCCGGTACCTGAATATTGGGCTCAGTAACCATGTAATAATCAAAGAAGCCGAGGAGGCTTGGCAAGCGGCCGTTGCCCAATCTGAAAAAAAGACTCACCTTAATGAAACATCAATGATTCCGATGTTTTGGCAGAACCTGCCGGGTTTGATAGAGCTGCGCGATGCCGAGGATACCTACGCGGCATGTCAGAGATCTGCCAGCCTCATGCTTGAATACCGGCAACGCGGCCTGCCTCCGGCCCGTCTGATGGAGCTTCGGCAGCGCTACCCACGAGCTGCTGCCTATATTACGGCAGAAGCATATTCCTTCTCCGGGAATGAGACCGTTTCCGAGCGGGGGCGACGGGCCATGCATCTGCTGATTACCGGTGCCCTGGTGGAAGATGCCCTTTCGTTGCTCCCCGACCTTTCGCCTGATCTCTCAGAGCAGGACCGCTCTCCGCAAAGTACTAATCGATGGTAGAAAAACACAGAAAACTTGAAGCTCACATCCAGGACCTTACCGATCTTATCGGCGTTGCCAGGACGGTCGTCTCAACGTTGGAGCTGGATCAGGTCCTCGACCGAATCCTCGATAGTGCCCTAAGTTTCATGGGGATGCCTTCAGGCATGCTTGCCGTTTATGAAGAAACGTCTGGAGAGATGGTGCTGCATGCCCATTCCGGCCTCTCACACAAATTCGTCTGTCTTGACCGCTGGCCGCTTCTCGGCAGGGGTGATGCCCTGACCCGGATGGCGATGCAGGATTATGCGATCCGCTATTCCCCTGATATGAGTCAGGAGGCGGAGCCTGCGGTGGAGCTTGCGGCGGAGGGGA
This region of Geoanaerobacter pelophilus genomic DNA includes:
- a CDS encoding OmpH family outer membrane protein translates to MIARRNLTLSFMVFAVILLSAIPFAIAAETQADAPAATVAAPPVQAPLPLAKPAAAGANTLPSVFNTPASGKIGVIDIMRISEESALGKQLKGRFKEKSNKLQAQLNTKQKQLEKQKAALQAKLPNLIPDQRVAKIKEYEKKVEEFKKTVNNAEKELLPLQEELTRSITMETAAACESYAKANGFAVVVLKKDLFYVGANYEQQDITAEVIKLMDEKTR